One genomic region from Ammospiza nelsoni isolate bAmmNel1 chromosome 13, bAmmNel1.pri, whole genome shotgun sequence encodes:
- the SALL1 gene encoding sal-like protein 1 isoform X1 yields MSRRKQAKPQHFQSDPDLALLSQRNGDTEKGQANRTTKNKDAHVCGRCCAEFFELSDLLQHKKNCTKNQLVLIVNENPASPSETFPPSSPSDNPDEQMNDTVNNTDQVDCSDLSEHNKLDREESMDVEASSINNSSSSSKSVNNSITSSNSSTMGTSAVTTSLPHIGDLTTLGNFSVINSNVIIENLQSTKVAVAQFSQEARCNGASSTKLAVPALMEQLLALQQQQIHQLQLIEQIRHQILLLATQNTDMPTSSSPSQGTLRTSANPLSTLSSHLSQQLAAAAGLAQSLASQSASISGVKQLPPIQLPQSNPGNTLIPSNSGSSPNINILAAAVTTPSSEKVASTLGGSQLTNPPVSASSSPAFAISSLLSPASNPLLPQPTPSNSVFSSPLSSIGTPAEDLNSLTALAQQRKSKPPNVTAFEAKSNSDEAFFKHKCRFCAKVFGSDSALQIHLRSHTGERPFKCNICGNRFSTKGNLKVHFQRHKEKYPHIQMNPYPVPEHLDNIPTSTGIPYGMSIPPEKPVTSWLDSKPVLSTLTTSVGLPLPPTIPSLTPFIKTEEPQPIPISHPSASPPCSVKSDSGTADPTSKISNGLSDEVEAGALPTSNGKTEENPQNSSTITNVSSSVSSPAADSGSSGVATFTNPLMPLMSEQFKAKFPFGGLLDSTPASETSKLQQLVENIDKKATDPNECIICHRVLSCQSALKMHYRTHTGERPFKCKICGRAFTTKGNLKTHYSVHRAMPPLRVQHSCPICQKKFTNAVVLQQHIRMHMGGQIPNTPVTENYPESMESDTGSFDDKNFDDIDNFSDENMEDCPDSSVPDTPKSVDASQDSLSSSPLPLEMSSIAALENQMKMINAGLAEQLQASLKSVENGSVEGDVLTNDSSSVGGDMESQSAGSPAVSESTSSMQALSPSNSTNDYHKSPSIEEKPLRALPSEFANGLSPTPANSGALDLTSSNTDKMIKEESLSMLFPFRDRGKFKNTACDICGKTFACQSALDIHYRSHTKERPFICTVCNRGFSTKGNLKQHMLTHQMRDLPSQLFEPNSSIGPNQNSSVMPANTLSSLIKTEVNGFVHGSPQDSKEASSGLVASGPLSSATSPVLLPALPRRTPKQHYCNTCGKTFSSSSALQIHERTHTGEKPFACTICGRAFTTKGNLKVHMGTHMWNSTPARRGRRLSVDGPMTFLGGNPVKFPEMFQKDLAARSGNGDPSSFWNQYAAALSNGLAMKTNEISVIQNGGIPPAPGGLGNGGSSPISGLTGSLEKLQNSEPNAPLAGLEKMASNENGTNFRFTRFVEDNKEIVTN; encoded by the exons GAGACACAGAAAAGGGTCAAGCAAATCGAACCACTAAGAACAAGGACGCCCATGTCTGTGGCAGGTGCTGTGCTGAGTTCTTTGAATTATCAGATCTCCTGCAACACAAGAAGAATTGTACTAAAAATCAATTAGTTTTAATTGTGAATGAAAATCCAGCTTCTCCTTCTGAAACCTTCCCTCCTAGTTCCCCTTCTGATAATCCTGATGAACAGATGAATGACACAGTTAATAACACAGATCAAGTAGACTGCAGTGACCTTTCAGAGCATAACAAACTTGACAGGGAAGAATCCATGGATGTGGAGGCTTCCAGCATTAACAATAGCAGTAGCAGTTCCAAGAGTGTCAACAATAGTATTACAAGCAGTAACAGCTCCACAATGGGTACCTCAGCTGTAACAACCTCTCTACCTCACATAGGGGATCTGACAACACTAGGCAACTTTTCAGTGATAAATAGTAATGTAATAATTGAGAACCTGCAGAGTACTAAAGTGGCAGTAGCACAGTTCTCACAGGAGGCAAGATGTAACGGGGCATCGAGCACTAAACTCgctgtccctgccctgatgGAGCAACTGTTGgcattgcagcagcagcagatccatCAGTTGCAACTGATTGAACAAATTCGTCACCAAATATTATTGTTGGCTACCCAAAATACAGACATGCCAACATCTTCTAGCCCTTCTCAAGGTACTTTACGAACATCTGCCAACCCCTTGTCCACATTAAGTTCCCATTTATCccagcagctggctgcagcagctggattaGCACAAAGCCTTGCTAGTCAATCTGCCAGCATCAGTGGTGTGAAACAGCTACCCCCTATACAGCTACCTCAGAGCAACCCTGGCAACACTCTAATTCCATCCAATAGTGGCTCTTCTCCAAATATTAACATATTGGCAGCAGCAGTTACAACACCGTCCTCAGAAAAAGTGGCTTCAACTCTTGGTGGCTCACAGCTCACCAACCCACCAGTATCAGCATCATCTTCACCAGCTTTTGCAATAAGCAGTTTATTAAGTCCTGCATCTAATCCACTTCTACCTCAGCCCACCCCTAGCAACTCTGTTTTCTCCAGTCCCTTGTCCAGTATTGGAACACCTGCAGAGGATTTAAACTCCTTGACTGCCTTGgcacagcaaagaaaaagcaagccACCAAATGTAACTGCATTTGAAGCAAAAAGTAATTCAGATGAGGCGTTCTTTAAGCATAAATGCAGGTTCTGTGCTAAAGTGTTTGGGAGTGACAGTGCCTTGCAGATTCATTTGCGTTCTCACACTGGCGAGAGGCCATTTAAATGCAACATATGTGGAAACAGGTTCTCCACAAAGGGAAACTTAAAAGTCCACTTTCAGCGTCACAAAGAAAAATACCCTCATATTCAAATGAATCCATACCCAGTGCCAGAGCATTTGGACAATATTCCTACAAGCACGGGTATTCCTTATGGGATGTCTATACCGCCAGAGAAACCTGTCACGAGCTGGCTGGACAGCAAGCCAGTCCTCTCCACCCTAACAACTTCTGTTGGCCTGCCACTCCCACCAACAATTCCAAGCTTGACCCCATTCATCAAAACTGAGGAGCCTCAGCCGATTCCCATTAGCCATCCTTCTGCtagccctccctgctctgtcaaGAGTGACTCGGGAACAGCTGACCCCACATCAAAAATTTCCAATGGACTTTCTGATGAGGTAGAGGCTGGTGCATTGCCTACCTCAAATGGCAAAACGGAAGAAAACCCTCAAAACTCAAGCACCATCACTAACGTGAGCAGCTCCGTGAGCTCCCCGGCAGCAGACTCGGGCTCCAGCGGTGTCGCCACTTTTACAAACCCACTGATGCCTCTCATGTCAGAGCAGTTTAAGGCAAAGTTTCCATTTGGAGGACTATTGGATTCAACGCCAGCATCTGAAACGTCAAAATTGCAGCAGCTTGTAGAAAACATTGACAAAAAGGCAACCGATCCTAACGAGTGCATCATTTGCCATCGAGTTCTCAGTTGCCAGAGCGCACTGAAAATGCATTATCGCACCCATACTGGAGAGAGGCCATTCAAATGTAAAATCTGTGGTCGTGCTTTCACTACTAAGGGCAACTTAAAGACTCACTACAGTGTCCATCGTGCCATGCCCCCGCTGAGAGTGCAACACTCTTGCCCGATCTGCCAGAAAAAATTCACCAACGCCGTTGTGCTACAGCAGCATATCCGAATGCACATGGGAGGGCAGATCCCAAACACCCCGGTGACAGAAAACTATCCTGAGTCAATGGAATCAGATACGGGATCTTTTGATGATAAGAATTTTGATGACATAGACAACTTCTCAGATGAGAATATGGAAGACTGTCCTGACAGCAGCGTGCCAGATACACCTAAATCTGTGGATGCATCACAAGACAGCTTGTCTTCttcccctctgcccctggaAATGTCAAGTATTGCTGCTCTGGAAAATCAGATGAAGATGATCAATGCAGGCCTTGCTGAACAACTTCAGGCAAGCCTGAAGTCAGTAGAAAATGGGTCAGTGGAAGGGGACGTTTTAACTAACGATTCGTCATCTGTCGGTGGTGATATGGAAAGCCAAAGTGCTGGAAGCCCTGCTGTCTCAGAGTCTACCTCTTCCatgcaggccttgtccccatccAACAGCACTAATGATTACCACAAGTCACCAAGTATTGAAGAGAAACCATTAAGAGCTTTACCAAGTGAGTTTGCCAACGGTTTGTCTCCAACCCCTGCTAACAGTGGTGCTTTGGACTTGACGTCTAGTAACACTGATAAAATGATTAAAGAAGAGTCCCTGAGTATGCTCTTTCCTTTCAGAGATAGAGGTAAATTTAAAAACACCGCATGTGACATTTGTGGCAAAACATTTGCTTGTCAGAGTGCCTTGGACATTCATTACAGAAGTCATACCAAAGAGAGACCATTTATTTGCACAGTTTGCAATCGTGGCTTTTCCACAAAGGGTAATTTGAAGCAGCATATGTTGACACATCAGATGCGAGATCTACCATCACAGCTTTTTGAGCCCAACTCCAGCATCGGCCCCAATCAGAACTCTTCGGTGATGCCTGCTAACACCCTGTCATCGCTCATAAAGACCGAGGTTAACGGCTTCGTGCATGGCTCTCCTCAGGACAGCAAAGAAGCCTCCTCTGGTCTAGTTGCTTCGGGGCCACTGTCCTCTGCCAcgtcccctgtgctgctccctgctctccccagaaGAACTCCAAAACAGCACTACTGCAACACGTGTGGGAAAACGTTTTCTTCTTCCAGTGCTCTGCAGATCCACGAAAGGACGCATACTGGTGAGAAACCTTTTGCCTGCACTATATGTGGAAGAGCATTCACAACTAAAGGCAATCTGAAG gTTCACATGGGCACTCACATGTGGAACAGTACTCCTGCAAGACGAGGCAGACGACTTTCTGTAGATGGCCCCATGACATTCCTAGGAGGCAATCCTGTGAAGTTCCCAGAAATGTTTCAGAAGGATTTGGCTGCACGGTCAGGGAATGGAGACCCGTCCAGCTTCTGGAACCAGTATGCAGCTGCACTCTCCAATGGCTTGGCCATGAAGACCAACGAGATCTCGGTCATCCAGAATGGAGGCATCCCTCCAGCACCGGGGGGTCTGGGCAACGGTGGCAGCTCTCCCATCAGTGGCTTGACAGGAAGCCTGGAGAAGCTCCAGAATTCAGAACCCAACGCACCTCTAGCTGGTCTGGAGAAAATGGCGAGCAATGAAAATGGGACTAACTTCCGTTTCACACGTTTCGTGGAGGACAACAAAGAAATTGTAACAAATTAG
- the SALL1 gene encoding sal-like protein 1 isoform X2, whose protein sequence is MNDTVNNTDQVDCSDLSEHNKLDREESMDVEASSINNSSSSSKSVNNSITSSNSSTMGTSAVTTSLPHIGDLTTLGNFSVINSNVIIENLQSTKVAVAQFSQEARCNGASSTKLAVPALMEQLLALQQQQIHQLQLIEQIRHQILLLATQNTDMPTSSSPSQGTLRTSANPLSTLSSHLSQQLAAAAGLAQSLASQSASISGVKQLPPIQLPQSNPGNTLIPSNSGSSPNINILAAAVTTPSSEKVASTLGGSQLTNPPVSASSSPAFAISSLLSPASNPLLPQPTPSNSVFSSPLSSIGTPAEDLNSLTALAQQRKSKPPNVTAFEAKSNSDEAFFKHKCRFCAKVFGSDSALQIHLRSHTGERPFKCNICGNRFSTKGNLKVHFQRHKEKYPHIQMNPYPVPEHLDNIPTSTGIPYGMSIPPEKPVTSWLDSKPVLSTLTTSVGLPLPPTIPSLTPFIKTEEPQPIPISHPSASPPCSVKSDSGTADPTSKISNGLSDEVEAGALPTSNGKTEENPQNSSTITNVSSSVSSPAADSGSSGVATFTNPLMPLMSEQFKAKFPFGGLLDSTPASETSKLQQLVENIDKKATDPNECIICHRVLSCQSALKMHYRTHTGERPFKCKICGRAFTTKGNLKTHYSVHRAMPPLRVQHSCPICQKKFTNAVVLQQHIRMHMGGQIPNTPVTENYPESMESDTGSFDDKNFDDIDNFSDENMEDCPDSSVPDTPKSVDASQDSLSSSPLPLEMSSIAALENQMKMINAGLAEQLQASLKSVENGSVEGDVLTNDSSSVGGDMESQSAGSPAVSESTSSMQALSPSNSTNDYHKSPSIEEKPLRALPSEFANGLSPTPANSGALDLTSSNTDKMIKEESLSMLFPFRDRGKFKNTACDICGKTFACQSALDIHYRSHTKERPFICTVCNRGFSTKGNLKQHMLTHQMRDLPSQLFEPNSSIGPNQNSSVMPANTLSSLIKTEVNGFVHGSPQDSKEASSGLVASGPLSSATSPVLLPALPRRTPKQHYCNTCGKTFSSSSALQIHERTHTGEKPFACTICGRAFTTKGNLKVHMGTHMWNSTPARRGRRLSVDGPMTFLGGNPVKFPEMFQKDLAARSGNGDPSSFWNQYAAALSNGLAMKTNEISVIQNGGIPPAPGGLGNGGSSPISGLTGSLEKLQNSEPNAPLAGLEKMASNENGTNFRFTRFVEDNKEIVTN, encoded by the exons ATGAATGACACAGTTAATAACACAGATCAAGTAGACTGCAGTGACCTTTCAGAGCATAACAAACTTGACAGGGAAGAATCCATGGATGTGGAGGCTTCCAGCATTAACAATAGCAGTAGCAGTTCCAAGAGTGTCAACAATAGTATTACAAGCAGTAACAGCTCCACAATGGGTACCTCAGCTGTAACAACCTCTCTACCTCACATAGGGGATCTGACAACACTAGGCAACTTTTCAGTGATAAATAGTAATGTAATAATTGAGAACCTGCAGAGTACTAAAGTGGCAGTAGCACAGTTCTCACAGGAGGCAAGATGTAACGGGGCATCGAGCACTAAACTCgctgtccctgccctgatgGAGCAACTGTTGgcattgcagcagcagcagatccatCAGTTGCAACTGATTGAACAAATTCGTCACCAAATATTATTGTTGGCTACCCAAAATACAGACATGCCAACATCTTCTAGCCCTTCTCAAGGTACTTTACGAACATCTGCCAACCCCTTGTCCACATTAAGTTCCCATTTATCccagcagctggctgcagcagctggattaGCACAAAGCCTTGCTAGTCAATCTGCCAGCATCAGTGGTGTGAAACAGCTACCCCCTATACAGCTACCTCAGAGCAACCCTGGCAACACTCTAATTCCATCCAATAGTGGCTCTTCTCCAAATATTAACATATTGGCAGCAGCAGTTACAACACCGTCCTCAGAAAAAGTGGCTTCAACTCTTGGTGGCTCACAGCTCACCAACCCACCAGTATCAGCATCATCTTCACCAGCTTTTGCAATAAGCAGTTTATTAAGTCCTGCATCTAATCCACTTCTACCTCAGCCCACCCCTAGCAACTCTGTTTTCTCCAGTCCCTTGTCCAGTATTGGAACACCTGCAGAGGATTTAAACTCCTTGACTGCCTTGgcacagcaaagaaaaagcaagccACCAAATGTAACTGCATTTGAAGCAAAAAGTAATTCAGATGAGGCGTTCTTTAAGCATAAATGCAGGTTCTGTGCTAAAGTGTTTGGGAGTGACAGTGCCTTGCAGATTCATTTGCGTTCTCACACTGGCGAGAGGCCATTTAAATGCAACATATGTGGAAACAGGTTCTCCACAAAGGGAAACTTAAAAGTCCACTTTCAGCGTCACAAAGAAAAATACCCTCATATTCAAATGAATCCATACCCAGTGCCAGAGCATTTGGACAATATTCCTACAAGCACGGGTATTCCTTATGGGATGTCTATACCGCCAGAGAAACCTGTCACGAGCTGGCTGGACAGCAAGCCAGTCCTCTCCACCCTAACAACTTCTGTTGGCCTGCCACTCCCACCAACAATTCCAAGCTTGACCCCATTCATCAAAACTGAGGAGCCTCAGCCGATTCCCATTAGCCATCCTTCTGCtagccctccctgctctgtcaaGAGTGACTCGGGAACAGCTGACCCCACATCAAAAATTTCCAATGGACTTTCTGATGAGGTAGAGGCTGGTGCATTGCCTACCTCAAATGGCAAAACGGAAGAAAACCCTCAAAACTCAAGCACCATCACTAACGTGAGCAGCTCCGTGAGCTCCCCGGCAGCAGACTCGGGCTCCAGCGGTGTCGCCACTTTTACAAACCCACTGATGCCTCTCATGTCAGAGCAGTTTAAGGCAAAGTTTCCATTTGGAGGACTATTGGATTCAACGCCAGCATCTGAAACGTCAAAATTGCAGCAGCTTGTAGAAAACATTGACAAAAAGGCAACCGATCCTAACGAGTGCATCATTTGCCATCGAGTTCTCAGTTGCCAGAGCGCACTGAAAATGCATTATCGCACCCATACTGGAGAGAGGCCATTCAAATGTAAAATCTGTGGTCGTGCTTTCACTACTAAGGGCAACTTAAAGACTCACTACAGTGTCCATCGTGCCATGCCCCCGCTGAGAGTGCAACACTCTTGCCCGATCTGCCAGAAAAAATTCACCAACGCCGTTGTGCTACAGCAGCATATCCGAATGCACATGGGAGGGCAGATCCCAAACACCCCGGTGACAGAAAACTATCCTGAGTCAATGGAATCAGATACGGGATCTTTTGATGATAAGAATTTTGATGACATAGACAACTTCTCAGATGAGAATATGGAAGACTGTCCTGACAGCAGCGTGCCAGATACACCTAAATCTGTGGATGCATCACAAGACAGCTTGTCTTCttcccctctgcccctggaAATGTCAAGTATTGCTGCTCTGGAAAATCAGATGAAGATGATCAATGCAGGCCTTGCTGAACAACTTCAGGCAAGCCTGAAGTCAGTAGAAAATGGGTCAGTGGAAGGGGACGTTTTAACTAACGATTCGTCATCTGTCGGTGGTGATATGGAAAGCCAAAGTGCTGGAAGCCCTGCTGTCTCAGAGTCTACCTCTTCCatgcaggccttgtccccatccAACAGCACTAATGATTACCACAAGTCACCAAGTATTGAAGAGAAACCATTAAGAGCTTTACCAAGTGAGTTTGCCAACGGTTTGTCTCCAACCCCTGCTAACAGTGGTGCTTTGGACTTGACGTCTAGTAACACTGATAAAATGATTAAAGAAGAGTCCCTGAGTATGCTCTTTCCTTTCAGAGATAGAGGTAAATTTAAAAACACCGCATGTGACATTTGTGGCAAAACATTTGCTTGTCAGAGTGCCTTGGACATTCATTACAGAAGTCATACCAAAGAGAGACCATTTATTTGCACAGTTTGCAATCGTGGCTTTTCCACAAAGGGTAATTTGAAGCAGCATATGTTGACACATCAGATGCGAGATCTACCATCACAGCTTTTTGAGCCCAACTCCAGCATCGGCCCCAATCAGAACTCTTCGGTGATGCCTGCTAACACCCTGTCATCGCTCATAAAGACCGAGGTTAACGGCTTCGTGCATGGCTCTCCTCAGGACAGCAAAGAAGCCTCCTCTGGTCTAGTTGCTTCGGGGCCACTGTCCTCTGCCAcgtcccctgtgctgctccctgctctccccagaaGAACTCCAAAACAGCACTACTGCAACACGTGTGGGAAAACGTTTTCTTCTTCCAGTGCTCTGCAGATCCACGAAAGGACGCATACTGGTGAGAAACCTTTTGCCTGCACTATATGTGGAAGAGCATTCACAACTAAAGGCAATCTGAAG gTTCACATGGGCACTCACATGTGGAACAGTACTCCTGCAAGACGAGGCAGACGACTTTCTGTAGATGGCCCCATGACATTCCTAGGAGGCAATCCTGTGAAGTTCCCAGAAATGTTTCAGAAGGATTTGGCTGCACGGTCAGGGAATGGAGACCCGTCCAGCTTCTGGAACCAGTATGCAGCTGCACTCTCCAATGGCTTGGCCATGAAGACCAACGAGATCTCGGTCATCCAGAATGGAGGCATCCCTCCAGCACCGGGGGGTCTGGGCAACGGTGGCAGCTCTCCCATCAGTGGCTTGACAGGAAGCCTGGAGAAGCTCCAGAATTCAGAACCCAACGCACCTCTAGCTGGTCTGGAGAAAATGGCGAGCAATGAAAATGGGACTAACTTCCGTTTCACACGTTTCGTGGAGGACAACAAAGAAATTGTAACAAATTAG